The Branchiostoma floridae strain S238N-H82 chromosome 10, Bfl_VNyyK, whole genome shotgun sequence genome has a segment encoding these proteins:
- the LOC118423810 gene encoding kelch repeat and BTB domain-containing protein 8-like, protein MAMNVGCSTCVDLYKFADVFSVDSVRKACLRGIARHFTMVTSSEELCSLSVNQLTEIISHDELDVKEETTVWEAMVRWVQHSREDRRHLLPSILPHIRFNLLTSDDMAAILDHPLVREHLGSSKVIRNVVQKGNPKLKPRLGMTTEMAILYCGSKELLFMNPQDGKYISLRYSREDMPEFSAMTVTSDDDIYILETTVLENENQVSLFKYNHAKNVWEQAGVSSIPQGPVHAFSHCQELLLEVDMNLYYLAVDREIDRPLLQMRKYNHDTNQWQECSSLQFNENLCYSATLSCGSHLYFLTDSDVYCYVSSQDRWSERTPPYIEVCTAVAMGTEIFCIDDEFTYTMVYDTESDSWQELQGWPNPNPESLHIDSLPILFVVENQLHILLICDSDSQEGYIHLVYVYDRSTDAWRELNANMPNREYFAPGSFSPVARMYLPYLKGT, encoded by the exons atggccatgaacgttgggtgctccacctgtgtggacctgtacaagtttgctgatgtcttctccGTTGATAGTGTCCGAAAAGCTTGTCTGCGGGGGATCGCCAGACACTTTACTATG GTTACCTCCAGCGAGGAGTTGTGCAGCCTcagtgtgaatcagctgactgagatcatcagccacgatgagctggatgttaaagaggagacaacagtgtgggaggctatggtgagatgggtgcagcacagcagggaggacag ACGGCATctcctacccagcatcctccctcacatccgcttcaacctgctgacctcagatgacatggcagccatcttggatcaccccCTGGTCAGGGAGCATCTTGGGAGTTCCAAGGTCATCAGGAATGTGGTACAGAAAGGGAACCCCAAGCTGAAACCGAGGCTTGGAATGACTACAGAAATGGCTATTCTGTACTGTGG ATCAAAAGAGCTCCTTTTCATGAACCCTCAGGACGGGAAGTACATCAGCCTGAGGTACAGTCGTGAAGACATGCCTGAGTTCTCTGCcatgacagtcaccagtgatGACGACATTTACATCCTGGAAACTACGGTATTAGAAAATGAGAATCAGGTGTCCCTGTTCAAGTACAACCATGCGAAGAATGTGTGGGAGCAAGCAGGTGTCTCCTCAATACCTCAGGGACCGGTTCATGCTTTTTCTCACTGCCAGGAACTGCTTTTGGAAGTTGATATGAACTTGTACTACCTTGCTGTTGATCGTGAAATAGACAGGCCATTGCTGCAGATGAGAAAGTACAACCATGACACAAATCAATGGCAAGAGTGTTCATCACTACAATTCAACGAAAATTTATGCTACAGTGCAACATTGTCCTGCGGTTCACACCTCTACTTCCTCACAGATTCAGACGTGTATTGCTATGTTTCGAGCCAGGACCGTTGGAGCGAGCGGACCCCACCGTACATTGAGGTCTGTACAGCCGTTGCaatgggaacagagattttctgcatAGATGATGAATTCACTTACACtatggtgtacgacacagagtcagacaGCTGGCAGGAACTACAAGGCTGGCCAAACCCTAATCCAGAAAGTCTTCATATTGATAGTCTGCCAATTCTTTTCGTAGTAGAGAACCAGCTGCATATATTGTTAATCTGTGATAGTGACTCCCAGGAAGGATACATACATCTGGTGTATGTTTATGACAGGTCTACTGATGCCTGGAGAGAGTTGAATGCAAATATGCCTAATAGGGAGTATTTTGCACCTGGTTCTTTTTCACCTGTGGCACGTATGTACCTACCATATCTGAAGGGGACAtga